A portion of the Gossypium arboreum isolate Shixiya-1 chromosome 8, ASM2569848v2, whole genome shotgun sequence genome contains these proteins:
- the LOC108468936 gene encoding transcription factor MYB58-like, translating to MGKGRAPCCDKEKVKRGPWNPSEDLRLITFIQKHGHQNWRALPKQAGLLRCGKSCRLRWINYLRPDVKRGNFAKDEEDTIIRLHATLGNKWSKIASYLPGRTDNEIKNVWNTHLKKRLSSMNGNVDQKYESMATLSSSSCVTSMSSFNDKKPNEAFEMAVVSDKANHGSPSEEPEALSSSSISSNVSNSNQVNVSNPEIQQGPLFNFTGCYYNTSEEVNKPETTFDIPLESDLEFWNMLDSLVPFQPEGIQSHNETQCPDFGEAENEWLLYLEQELGLDPKDGGFEAEPLLVPEMNGMGTMCHYHNTVQPYEPNSKQ from the exons atggggAAAGGAAGAGCTCCATGTTGTGATAAAGAGAAAGTGAAGAGAGGTCCATGGAATCCATCTGAGGATCTGAGGCTCATCACTTTTATTCAGAAACATGGTCATCAAAACTGGAGGGCTCTCCCTAAACAAGCTG GCCTATTGAGATGTGGAAAGAGTTGCCGTTTAAGATGGATTAATTACCTAAGACCAGATGTCAAGAGAGGGAACTTCGCCAAAGATGAAGAAGACACAATTATAAGGTTACATGCTACATTGGGAAACAA GTGGTCCAAAATAGCATCATATTTACCTGGAAGAACAGATAATGAGATTAAGAATGTGTGGAACACTCATTTGAAGAAGAGATTGAGTTCAATGAATGGAAATGTTGATCAAAAATATGAATCCATGGCCACATTATCATCGTCTTCATGTGTCACGTCAATGTCATCATTCAATGACAAAAAGCCCAACGAGGCATTTGAAATGGCGGTAGTATCAGACAAAGCAAACCATGGCAGCCCGTCTGAGGAGCCGGAAGCCTTGTCGAGTTCTTCAATCTCTTCCAACGTCAGTAATTCCAATCAGGTCAATGTTTCAAATCCAGAAATCCAACAAGGTCCGTTGTTCAACTTCACAGGATGTTATTACAACACATCGGAGGAGGTGAACAAGCCTGAAACCACCTTTGATATCCCGTTGGAGTCCGATTTGGAGTTCTGGAACATGTTGGATAGCTTAGTACCATTCCAACCCGAAGGAATCCAATCGCATAACGAAACCCAGTGTCCTGATTTCGGAGAAGCCGAAAACGAGTGGTTGCTTTACTTAGAACAAGAACTTGGCCTAGACCCAAAAGATGGTGGTTTTGAGGCTGAGCCACTGCTAGTTCCTGAGATGAATGGTATGGGCACTATGTGTCATTATCACAACACAGTTCAGCCATATGAACCAAATTCAAAGCAGTag